From the genome of Populus alba chromosome 10, ASM523922v2, whole genome shotgun sequence, one region includes:
- the LOC118060209 gene encoding uncharacterized protein isoform X1, whose translation MAKREVLLDRWRTIEEEEELHANDGDNPVIRRRLHLLKEQWFSDTFEYLISLPREEHIWCGDFDLMGPLLETFYNYYKDDRPDSPLRLLWKRMSGEMRHCIQCVSQHHHAQEMYDKEYETSSIGPLLEVLKSIDEERVTQHLREINDRLKKQEYDHLRDNVDVVSLMYEVLMFPVLLDDQSLLSEFELFIEAVDNMHELALSGHQQFPGVYALLFLNRRVRTVGRRLARSMEKLRGATDLEPLQPLLKKFLGFLETEILPSASKTSRPRAQMERLSIWLGITSLIEFLEPPAFEEGILECYPIFFDIVLNHISGDSAEFCHAVSCLKELFKMLGCKLWLRSTLSPSVMRNTLLGQCFHTQNEKIHKDILDLFPPFLQSLEALQDGEHEKQRRHFLYFLLHQVPVSSNFNVLTRKLACKIALLIVHRGYKMNPPCPPYECAHMWGPSLVATLKDSSLHSALRQPAFNLIQIILVSDAAALLSTMWSNHKIIDADTNICFELNDDVKDEDRLPFVIDVEDTDGICWSEFSAQSKIASEEHRGWMCIPMLWIDVLVDTDPSVLPLSFLKAVFWARSHLTMVEPETSVQTVRTWLSTSATEISTSFGWKVPTGFDDGGVGKESKNSIKVSVMHLPLIRTFNRLTTHFLALMRLGELRKQWTWEPSMAESLILSLLDSNDDVRQFGKCILEQVSSTRGLACGLKFLCSSGFSLAAMFLGLRHALKVVQLDSVVSKFQTLQHFFFVLCKLIKEGDLHKPDLPQNSSDDSKIRKYSSQGGFLTHPVFDSSPSNIDGHSLNVDLKLQEKFRYLLSRIAWPSIRMFLVEGKAFIDYSLCQMTCVRVLEILPVVFERLFQPLFKHAWDNGKMVENPSNFGWLYDLMDWGKSSLKVVVVYWKRTVIYLLNLLKGFCSNASELTVRAIEKLISCDNISIDQLTEQVSHLQVALSKEVSFDNVMITSKPKAPDVLPVLVEDADVQILDSVSMSDKRNKSDVIVVSDDEAEKQISPVKVAASTSDSCKISLDSKKIAPADRIVSPTDTEYKGSRNDTSRDLLDDPQQKDALDITSLTSQKLDSDKLRGKQPPHLKSKGGSKSSKNVPLSSQCRIDLKSPESVSSKSSNDAGNSMISETRDSILKELVRDTGADPPEAAVKSVRQQQFNLTKLTATVPKRQVIQLKTPAGNRFGNLQRLEAGVKRFKPPRLDDWYRPILEIDYFAIVGLASARKDENQTVSRLKEVPVCFQSPEQYVDIFRPLVLEEFKAQLRSSFLEMSSWEEMYYGSLSVLSVERIDDFHLVRFVHDESDSTSSRSFSENDLLLLTKEAPENASHDVHMVGKVERRERENKRRSSILLIRFYFLNGSLRLNQARRQLVDRSKWHASRIMSITPQLREFQALSSIKDIPILSAILKPVNDSLGNNESRELGLSNLSQPLQQTLKSSFNDSQLQAISVAIGSTILKKDFDLSLIQGPPGTGKTRTIVAIVSGLLASLQGTKDTKNSLKGHLKQGNGLSITSRPKINQSVAIARAWQDAALARQLNKDVERNEKSVESSFRGRVLICAQSNAAVDELVSRISSQGLYGNDGKMYKPYLVRVGNAKTVHLNSLPFFIDTLVDNRLAEERMHLSNSKKDSGIGSSAALRSNLEKLVDCIRFYEAKRANLKDGNLDLKNSLEDELHKEDETKQMSDSELEITLKKLYEEKKQLFKDLSAAQVQEKKTSEEIRAMKHKLRKLILKDAEIVVTTLSGCGGDLYVVCSESMSNYKFACPSEHTLFDAVVIDEAAQALEPATLIPLQLLKSNGTKCIMVGDPKQLPATVLSNVASKFLYECSMFERLQRAGHPVTMLTKQYRMHPEICRFPSLHFYDSKLMNGEKMSNKSASFHEIEVLGPYLFYDIMDGQELRGKTSGASSLYNEREAEAAVELLRFFKRRYSSEFVGGRIGIITPYKCQLSLLRSRFSSAFGSSVVADMEFNTVDGFQGREVDILILSTVRAADSNSSMNGLSSSSIGFVADVRRMNVALTRAKLSLWILGNARTLQTNWNWAALVKDAKERNLVISAKQPYESLFDTAPRDTCRRESINNHSRQSKHVENFRGSGKRGKQNEQKVYRDKNSIRSVTQCDGTVAGDGKDFYVQSSKRKPREEHDLPGKMDLPKNFKSIIPGESVTGDESKGKDRSQKKLSSGKKKEKCANSKSTRERSELELGDGHKNLKLNMLRGPKKSIEGKRSQKNLDSSTSSAEGSLKSKEVNDGRDPNPIGASLDLITKRKQQREAVEAILNSSLISSKKSEPSMKSMSAKRPPSPTSAVSGGIRPPKTRKDNLKEKPGYFV comes from the exons ATGGCGAAGAGGGAAGTATTATTAGATAGATGGAGAACCatcgaggaagaagaagaacttcACGCCAACGATGGCGATAATCCAGTCATACGACGCCGTCTTCACCTCCTCAAAGAACAATG GTTTTCAGACACATTTGAGTACTTGATTAGTTTGCCCAGAGAAGAACATATATGGTGTGGAGATTTTGATTTGATGGGCCCACTTTTAGAGACATTTTACAATTACTACAAAGATGACCGGCCGGACTCTCCTCTCCGGCTTCTGTGGAAGAGGATGTCTGGCGAAATGCGGCATTGCATCCAGTGTGTATCTCAGCATCATCACGCTCAAGAGATGTATGACAAGGAGTACGAGACGAGTTCTATTGGACCACTTCTTGAGGTGTTAAAGAGTATTGATGAGGAAAGGGTGACTCAGCATCTGAGAGAGATTAATGATAGATTGAAGAAGCAGGAGTATGATCATTTGCGTGATAATGTTGATGTTGTTAGTCTCATGTATGAG GTCTTGATGTTTCCTGTCTTACTGGACGATCAATCTTTGCTATCTGAATTTGAATTATTCATCGAAGCAGTCGATAATATGCATGAACTGGCTTTATCTGGACATCAACAGTTTCCG GGTGTTTATGCGTTGCTTTTTCTGAATAGAAGAGTACGCACTGTTGGTAGACGTTTAGCACGATCTATGGAGAAATTGAG GGGAGCAACAGATTTGGAACCTTTGCAGCCTTTACTGAAAAAATTCCTTGGGTTTTTAGAGACAGAAATACTACCATCAGCTTCTAAGACTTCGAGGCCAAGAGCACAGATGGAGCGCCTATCCATATGGCTTGGAATCACATCATT AATTGAGTTCCTAGAACCTCCAGCTTTTGAGGAAGGCATACTGGAGTGCTATCccattttttttgatattgtgcTCAACCATATCAGTGGCGATTCAGCTGAATTCTGTCATGCAGTAAGCTGTTTGAAAGAACTCTTCAAAATGCTTG GTTGCAAACTCTGGCTGAGGTCTACGTTGTCTCCAAGTGTGATGCGTAACACATTACTGGGCCAGTGTTTCCATACTCAAAATGAGAAAATCCATAAAGACATTTTAGATCTTTTCCCACCTTTTCTGCAG TCCCTTGAGGCTTTGCAAGATGGGGAACATGAAAAGCAACGAAGGCACTTCCTTTATTTCCTACTCCATCAGGTTCCCGTGAGCAGCAACTTCAATGTTCTTACAAGAAAACTTGCATGCAAG ATAGCCCTTCTTATTGTACACCGAGGCTACAAGATGAACCCACCATGCCCCCCTTATGAATGTGCTCATATGTG GGGCCCTTCACTTGTGGCTACTCTGAAGGATTCATCACTTCATAGTGCTCTCCGGCAACCTGCATTTAATCTTATACAGATTATTTTAGTTTCTGATGCTGCTGCCTTGCTAAGTACAATGTGGAGTAACCACAAAATTATTGATGCTGATACAAACATTTGTTTTGAGCTGAATGATGATGTTAAAGATGAAGATAGGCTTCCATTTGTTATTGATGTCGAAGATACGGATGGTATATGTTGGAGTGAATTCAGTGCACAGAGCAAGATCGCTTCTGAAGAGCACAGAGGATGGATGTGCATTCCCATGCTATGGATTGATGTTTTAGTTGATACGGACCCATCAGTCCTTCCATTGTCATTTTTGAAGGCTGTTTTCTGGGCTCGATCTCATTTGACAATGGTAGAACCTGAAACGAGTGTGCAAACAGTTAGAACCTGGCTTTCAACTTCAGCCACAGAAATCTCCACTTCATTTGGCTGGAAGGTTCCGACAGGTTTTGATGATGGTGGGGTTGGAAAGGAGTCGAAAAACTCTATCAAAGTGTCAGTGATGCATCTTCCTTTAATAAGAACATTCAACAG GTTAACCACACACTTTTTAGCTCTAATGAGGCTAGGGGAATTACGGAAGCAATGGACTTGGGAGCCAAGCATGGCAGAAAGCTTGATCCTTTCACTTTTGGATTCAAATGAT GATGTGAGACAATTTGGCAAATGTATCTTGGAGCAGGTCTCAAGCACACGGGGTCTTGCATGTGGTTTGAAGTTTCTTTGCTCCAGTGGTTTTTCTTTGGCAGCCATGTTTTTAGGCTTGAGACATGCTTTGAAAGTG GTTCAACTGGATTCTGTTGTATCGAAGTTTCAGACTTTAcaacattttttctttgttctatgCAAACTAATTAAAGAAGGGGATTTGCATAAACCAGATTTGCCACAAAATTCATCTGATGACTCAAAGATCAGAAAGTACTCTTCCCAAGGTGGATTTCTGACACATCCGGTCTTTGATTCTTCTCCTTCAAACATTGATGGACATTCATTAAATGTTGACTTGAAATTGCAAGAGAAATTTCGCTACTTATTATCAAGAATTGCATGGCCATCAATTCGGATGTTCTTGGTAGAAGGAAAGGCATTTATTGATTACAGTCTTTGTCAG ATGACATGTGTCCGTGTGCTTGAGATCCTCCCTGTTGTTTTCGAGAGACTTTTCCAACCTTTGTTTAAACATGCATGGGATAATGGAAAGATGGTGGAAAATCCATCCAACTTTGGATGGCTTTATGATCTGATGGATTGGGGAAAGTCATCGCTCAAAGTTGTAGTTGTCTACTGGAAGCGAACAGTAATTTATCTACTGAATCTGCTTAAAGGCTTTTGCAGTAATGCTTCTGAGTTGACTGTCAGGGCCATTGAAAAACTTATTTCATGTG ATAATATAAGCATTGATCAATTGACAGAACAAGTATCACACCTTCAGGTTGCATTATCCAAGGAAGTGTCTTTTGATAATGTAATGATCACTTCAAAACCAAAAGCTCCAGATGTGCTTCCTGTTCTTGTAGAGGATGCTGATGTTCAAATTCTAGACTCAGTATCAATGAGTGATAAGAGAAATAAAAGTGACGTGATTGTAGTTTCAGATGATGAAgctgaaaaacaaatttcacCTGTTAAGGTGGCTGCTTCCACAAGTGACTCATGTAAAATAAGTTTGGATAGCAAGAAAATTGCTCCTGCTGATAGAATTGTTTCACCAACTGATACTGAATATAAGGGATCTAGAAATGATACCTCAAGGGATCTACTGGATGACCCCCAACAAAAAGATGCATTAGACATTACCAGTCTCACTTCTCAGAAGCTGGATTCTGATAAATTAAGAGGCAAACAACCTCCTCATCTCAAATCAAAAGGTGGATCTAAAAGCAGTAAAAATGTTCCTCTTTCATCCCAATGTAGAATTGATCTGAAGAGTCCTGAGTCTGTCAGCTCAAAAAGCTCGAATGACGCTGGCAACAGCATGATTTCTGAAACAAGAGATTCAATACTGAAGGAGTTAGTGCGTGACACTGGTGCTGATCCACCAGAGGCTGCAGTAAAATCTGTGAGGCAGCAGCAGTTTAATCTGACAAAGTTAACTGCCACTGTTCCTAAACGACAAGTTATCCAACTTAAAACACCTGCTGGAAATAGATTTGGAAATTTACAGAGACTGGAGGCTGGAGTTAAAAGATTCAAGCCTCCTAGACTTGATGACTGGTATAGACCCATTTTGGAAATAGATTACTTTGCTATAGTGGGATTAGCATCTGCAAGAAAAGATGAGAATCAGACTGTTAGTAGATTAAAAGAGGTTCCTGTGTGTTTCCAATCACCAGAACAGTACGTTGACATTTTCCGGCCACTTGTTTTGGAGGAGTTTAAAGCACAGTTGCGTAGTTCCTTTTTGGAGATGTCTTCATGGGAGGAGATGTATTATGGCAGTCTATCCGTGTTGTCTGTTGAAAGGATTGATGACTTTCATCTTGTCCGGTTTGTCCACGATGAAAGTGATTCTACATCATCTAGAAGCTTTTCTGAAAATGACCTTCTTTTGCTAACTAAAGAAGCTCCAGAAAATGCATCCCATGATGTTCATATGGTTGGAAAG GTGGAGAGGCGcgaaagagagaataaaaggagGTCAAGTATACTCCTCATCAGGTTCTATTTTCTAAATGGTTCTTTGCGTTTAAATCAAGCTAGGAGGCAACTTGTCGATCGTAGCAAATGGCATGCAAGTCGCATCATGAGCATTACACCTCAACTTAGAGAATTTCAGGCTCTATCATCAATAAAGGACATTCCCATCCTTTCAGCTATCTTAAAACCTGTCAATGATTCTCTTGGTAATAATGAATCGAGAGAACTAGGTCTGAGTAATCTTTCTCAGCCCTTGCAGCAGACACTGAAGTCATCTTTTAATGACAGCCAACTGCAAGCTATAAGTGTTGCGATTGGATCAACGATTTTGAAGAAAGATTTTGATCTGTCTCTAATACAGGGTCCTCCAG GGACTGGGAAGACCAGAACCATAGTGGCCATTGTCAGTGGCTTGCTTGCTTCATTACAAGGAACAAAGGATACAAAAAATTCTCTAAAGGGACATTTGAAACAAGGTAATGGTTTGTCCATTACTTCAAGGCCAAAGATTAACCAGTCTGTTGCAATTGCCAGGGCTTGGCAGGATGCAGCGTTGGCTAGGCAGTTAAACAAGGatgttgaaagaaatgaaaagtcTGTGGAAAGTTCTTTTAGGGGAAGGGTGCTAATCTGTGCCCAATCAAATGCTGCTGTTGATGAGTTGGTGTCAAGAATTTCCAGTCAAGGACTTTATGGCAATGATGGGAAAATGTACAAGCCATATCTTGTAAGGGTTGGCAATGCAAAAACAGTTCATCTAAATTCACTTCCATTCTTTATCGATACACTTGTTGATAATCGTCTTGCTGAAGAGAGGATGCATTTGAGTAATTCTAAGAAAGATTCAGGTATAGGCTCTTCTGCAGCATTGCGTTCTAATCTGGAAAAGTTAGTTGATTGCATTAGGTTCTATGAGGCTAAGCGGGCTAACTTGAAGGATGGAAATTTGGACCTCAAAAATTCTTTGGAAGATGAATTGCATAAAGAGGATGAAACAAAGCAAATGTCAGATTCTGAATTAGAGATCACACTAAAGAAATtatatgaagaaaagaaacaactttttaAAGATCTTAGTGCTGCTCAGGTGCAAGAGAAGAAAACTAGTGAAGAAATCAGAGCAATGAAACATAAGCTACGGAAGTTGATATTAAAGGATGCTGAAATAGTGGTAACGACATTAAGTGGATGTGGTGGGGATCTCTATGTAGTTTGTTCTGAATCTatgtcaaattataaatttgcttGTCCATCTGAACATACCCTATTTGATGCAGTTGTGATTGATGAAGCAGCTCAG GCACTGGAACCTGCTACTTTGATTCCTCTTCAACTTTTAAAGTCGAATGGGACAAAGTGCATCATG GTTGGTGATCCGAAGCAGCTTCCTGCAACAGTTCTCTCTAATGTTGCAAGCAAGTTTCTTTATGAATGTAGCATGTTTGAGCGTCTACAAAGAGCTGGTCACCCAGTAACCATGCTTACCAAACAG TATAGGATGCACCCAGAGATTTGCCGGTTTCCCTCCTTGCACTTTTATGATAGCAAGTTGATGAATGGAGAGAAAATGTCAAACAAATCAGCATCATTTCATGAGATTGAGGTTCTTGGCCCTTATTTATTCTATGACATTATGGACGGCCAGGAGCTTCGCGGTAAAACTTCTGGTGCATCGTCCCTTTATAATGAACGCGAGGCTGAAGCTGCAGTTGAACTACTACGATTTTTCAAAAGGAG GTACTCGTCCGAGTTTGTTGGTGGTAGAATTGGCATCATAACTCCATACAAGTGCCAGCTCTCGCTTCTGCGCTCTCGTTTTTCTAGTGCATTTGGATCATCTGTTGTCGCTGATATGGAGTTCAATACTGTTGATGGCTTTCAGGGCCGAGAGGTTGATATACTGATACTTTCCACTGTTAGAGCAGCTGATTCAAATTCCTCTATGAATGGGCTGAGCTCCAGCAGTATTGGGTTTGTCGCTGATGTAAGACGGATGAATGTTGCCCTGACAAGAGCCAAGCTCTCCCTTTGGATTTTGGGTAATGCGAGGACCTTGCAGACGAACTGGAACTGGGCAGCTCTAGTAAAGGATGCTAAAGAGAGAAACTTGGTCATCTCAGCAAAACAGCCATATGAATCCTTGTTTGATACAGCTCCTAGGGATACTTGCAGGAGAGAAAGTATTAATAATCATTCAAGACAGTCAAAGCATGTTGAAAATTTTAGAGGCAGTGGCAAACGAGGCAAACAAAATGAACAGAAAGTGTACAGGGATAAAAACTCTATTCGTTCCGTTACTCAATGCGATGGTACTGTTGCTGGAGATGGTAAGGATTTTTATGTACAAAGTAGCAAAAGAAAACCCAGAGAGGAACATGATCTTCCAGGGAAAATGGATCTTCCAAAAAATTTCAAGTCTATAATTCCAGGGGAATCTGTTACTGGTGATGAAAGCAAGGGCAAAGACAGAAGTCAGAAGAAACTTAGCTCTggtaagaagaaagaaaaatgtgcAAATTCAAAGAGTACTAGGGAGCGTTCTGAACTTGAACTGGGTGATGGCcacaaaaatttgaaattgaacaTGTTGAGGGGACCAAAGAAATCTATTGAAGGTAAGAGAAGCCAGAAGAATTTGGACAGTTCTACATCCTCAGCTGAAGGCAGCCTCAAAAGTAAGGAGGTCAATGATGGTAGAGATCCTAATCCTATAGGTGCTTCTTTAGATTTAATTACAAAGAGGAAACAACAACGTGAAGCTGTTGAGGCCATTCTAAACTCATCTCTCATTTCCTCCAAGAAGTCAGAACCATCAATGAAATCTATGTCTGCCAAAAGGCCTCCTTCTCCAACCTCAGCTGTAAGTGGTGGAATCAGACCACCCAAGACAAGAAAAG ACAATCTAAAAGAGAAACCTGGATACTTTGTGTAA